CTCCATTCTACGGGCGATCTCTTCCAGGTCAAGGCTACTGTCCACGTTGAAGGCATAGACCAAACTCGTCCGCAGCAACGAATCTGCGATCTGGCTCACAAACTCCTGCGCCAGCCAGTCGAAAAAATCCAGCAACCGCTTCTGGCGTGCAAGCTTCATGAGTTGAAGCACAATCCTCAGCGGCCCCTCATCTTTTTCATCGGCTGGGTTGAATTGCGTGAGGTCCAGCAGTCCGTGGTGAAACTCTGGCAAAAATGGGCACAGGGCCGCTTTTAGATCTTCTGGCAGATTAAAAAGGTCGCTAAACACCGTGGAGACTGTCCACTTGTCTGGACCCTGATGGAGGACAAAGGGCAAGACCGGCGGCAGGGGCAGACCATGCTGCTTTTCATGGGCCAAGAGCAATTCCGTGATATAGGCCAGCAAACGCAACGGCATGGCAGGGTCCACCGAAGTTTGATGCTCAAAGAGAAGGTAAAGGCGCACATCCCGCTGCCCAGCCATAACGGAGAAAACCAAGTCCGAATGCGCCTGCTGGAGGCTGCCTTTGACAAAAGAACCGGGCAGCGGCGCTAAGGACGGCCAGTCTAGAAGAGCCGCAGTTTCCGTCGGAAGATGGCGCTGGAAAAATGCCGCCGCATTTTCAGGCACAGAGAAAACCGCCTTGAAATAGGCATCGTTGGGATGGGCCGCCACATCAGCATCAAGCATGCAGCCAAATTCGGCAGAAGTAAGACGAAAGGCAAGGGCTGGCATGTTGGTTATTCCCTGCCTTCCTTCTTGTGACGAGCTTTGATACTTTCCCTCCCCTGAGCGCTTTGGGCACAAAAATCACCCCATGGCTCCGTAGTCTGCTGCCATGCCACTTCGCTCTCCCCTGCCCTGCCTCCTCTTTGCCATTTGTCTCCTCAGCACTTCACTGCTGGGTCAGGACATCGTGGTCAAAACCAACATCATGGTGGCCATGCGTGATGGCGTGAAGTTGGCGACGGATCTTTACCTGCCTGCGGAGAATGGAATTGAAAAAACTGGCCGCTATCCAGTCGTGCTCACCCGCCTCCCTTACAACAAAGACGGGGCTAAAAAGCTGGGCATGTACTACGCTGCCAATGGTTATGTCTTTGTGGCCCAAGACTGCCGGGGCCGCTATGCCAGCGAGGGCGTGTGGCACTGGATGACCGATGACGGCAAGGACGGCGTGGACTGCGCGAAGTGGATCGGCCAGCAGCCATGGAGTGATGGCAAGATTGGGATGATCGGCACCTCCTATGTCGGAGGTACCCAGCATGCCATGGCCTTGGAGGGTACTCCTGAGCTCACCACCGTCATCCCGGTGGATGCCGTCTCTAACGGCGGTGCCCAGTCCATGCGCAATGCCGGAGCCTTTGAGATGCGCTTCTGGAACTGGATCATGCTCAATGCCGCCAAAGGCAGCGTCGCCTCCCAGGATCCCGCTACCGCCGCGATGCTCAAAGAGATGGTAGACAACCGCCATGAATACCTGAAACACCTTCCCCTGCGTCCCGGCATGACTCCGTTGAAGCATGCCCCGGAATATGAAAGCTGGCTCATTGATGCCATGCGCCACGGTGCCAATGATGAATTCTGGGCACAAAACAACATCCTGGAAAACGCCGACAGTTACAAGGACATCCCGGTTTACCTTGTGGGCGGCTGGTATGATTCCTGGGCTGGCAATACCACGGCCAATTTCACCATCCTCAGCAAGACCCTCAAAAGCCCAGTTTATCTGATCATGGGCCCCTGGATTCATGGTAAGCAGGCAGGCCACAGCCATGGCCAGGTGGACTTCGGTCCCGAAGCTGCCATCCCTGATGAACTGGCCTGGCGCAAAGAATGGTATGACCACTGGCTCAAAGGCCTGGACAACAGCGTGGGCAAATCTGCACCCTTTGCCACCAAGGTACGTCTCTTCGTCATGGGCACTGGAGACGGCAGCAAAACCGAAAAGGGTCTGCTTTATCATGGTGG
This region of Prosthecobacter fusiformis genomic DNA includes:
- a CDS encoding Rpn family recombination-promoting nuclease/putative transposase, which produces MPALAFRLTSAEFGCMLDADVAAHPNDAYFKAVFSVPENAAAFFQRHLPTETAALLDWPSLAPLPGSFVKGSLQQAHSDLVFSVMAGQRDVRLYLLFEHQTSVDPAMPLRLLAYITELLLAHEKQHGLPLPPVLPFVLHQGPDKWTVSTVFSDLFNLPEDLKAALCPFLPEFHHGLLDLTQFNPADEKDEGPLRIVLQLMKLARQKRLLDFFDWLAQEFVSQIADSLLRTSLVYAFNVDSSLDLEEIARRMESNRTLRTQTMSIAQKLIAQGREEGREEGYGQGVLKTCLRQARKKWGILLNETVTGIESLSYSQLEQLSEDLLDLGTEAELQQWMKTQA
- a CDS encoding CocE/NonD family hydrolase, with amino-acid sequence MPLRSPLPCLLFAICLLSTSLLGQDIVVKTNIMVAMRDGVKLATDLYLPAENGIEKTGRYPVVLTRLPYNKDGAKKLGMYYAANGYVFVAQDCRGRYASEGVWHWMTDDGKDGVDCAKWIGQQPWSDGKIGMIGTSYVGGTQHAMALEGTPELTTVIPVDAVSNGGAQSMRNAGAFEMRFWNWIMLNAAKGSVASQDPATAAMLKEMVDNRHEYLKHLPLRPGMTPLKHAPEYESWLIDAMRHGANDEFWAQNNILENADSYKDIPVYLVGGWYDSWAGNTTANFTILSKTLKSPVYLIMGPWIHGKQAGHSHGQVDFGPEAAIPDELAWRKEWYDHWLKGLDNSVGKSAPFATKVRLFVMGTGDGSKTEKGLLYHGGQWREENEWPLARTRLTKYYFTSEGHATTTPPSLQKSATSYTFDPKNPVPTIGGSISSGDDILLQGAWDQRGGEHVWNWQKPLPLSARNDIVVFQTEPLSEDLEVTGEVEVKMWISSTAVDTDFTAKLVDVYPASADWPGGFDLNITDGILRARFRDSLKKEKMMTPGEIYPVTIRLYPTANVFKKGHRIRVDISSSNFPRFDVNPNTGEPLNANRRMETAINTIHHDAEHPSAIVLPLIPR